In Mobula hypostoma chromosome 12, sMobHyp1.1, whole genome shotgun sequence, one DNA window encodes the following:
- the LOC134355225 gene encoding transmembrane protein 61-like, producing MACTRLRSRLSIGGGVLLMSAAVCFAWWSDNKTCPEKVETIIDQTSLSPLLRLLSFLFCLIGGFLLLFGFLWSVKLNRQISSGYRQWNRTTSYPNTMEQRANYRHSDPNNLQAPLYSPYCEGLNCTSVIMVPTNSLLIPLASEEPALPPSYEMLTDTSQIQLLPCTHSPSNSTLSQREQIQTLQKEELRPGSLTSATNSIPPPSYNNIHLHV from the exons ATGGCGTGCACCCGACTACGCAGTAGACTCTCAATTGGAGGAGGTGTTCTTCTCATGTCTGCAGCTGTTTGTTTTGCCTGGTGGAGTGATAACAAAACATGTCCTGAAAAAGTGGAGACTATCATCGACCAAACCTCCTTGAGCCCACTGCTGAGATTACTGTCTTTTCTGTTCTGCTTGATTGGAGGATTCCTGCTTCTTTTTGGCTTCCTATGGTCTGTAAAACTGAATAGGCAAATATCCAGTGGATACAGGCAATGGAATAGAACAACCTCATATCCCAATACCATGGAACAGAGAGCCAACTATAGGCACAG TGATCCTAATAACCTACAAGCCCCTTTGTACAGCCCGTATTGTGAGGGACTCAACTGCACATCAGTGATCATGGTGCCAACTAACAGCCTTCTGATTCCACTAGCATCTGAAGAGCCAGCTCTGCCTCCATCATATGAAATGTTAACAGACACTAGCCAGATTCAACTTCTACCCTGTACACACAGTCCATCTAACAGTACACTTTCACAGAGGGAGCAAATTCAGACTTTGCAGAAGGAAGAACTTAGACCAGGCTCTCTAACATCAGCCACTAACAGCATCCCTCCACCCAGTTACAACAATATCCATTTGCACGTTTAA